A region of the Halarsenatibacter silvermanii genome:
TTTTACATTGATCACGGAAAAATCTTCTCCTCTATCAGCTGATAGCGCCATCTCTGTATTTTTTGGACAGGGAATAATATCATCTTGCTTTACTTCAGCTTCTTCATCTCCTATAGCAATGGTGCCTCGCCCTGAAACTACATAAAAGAAAACATTAACCGGCACGGAATGAGATGGCACCTCATCCCCTGGTTTTAAAACTAAATTCATTATCTGAACATCTTCGTTTTTGTGAAGCTGTTTGGCAGTTACGCCTCTTTTGTTGGTTATTCCTTCGATCTCATCCATTTTAATTACTTCCATTAATTTTACCTCCCAGGATAAATTTTATACTTCTGACTGAATCACAATTCAATTATATAATTTTTGCTGGATAAAATCTGTGACATTAATCACACCGCTTAAATAAATCAAAGAATATAAATTTCAGTTTGACAAAGGAGATGATTTATTATGATACTAGATCTGTGGAGAAATTCTCACTGTCAGATGCAGTTAATTTCAACATTGAATATATTTATTGACAGACAGATATTATTTTTGATACTTTATGAGTGAAAGATCATTCATAAGAAAGGGGTGGAGGGGATGTCCTCGGATAAAAAGGATATTATTCTGAAGGCGGCAGTAGATATATTTGCAAGGGAGGGGTTTTACAATACAAATACCGCCCTCATAACAGAAAAAGCGGGCGTGGCCGTCGGTACTATCTATAATTATTTTGACAGCAAAGATGCCATACTGGAGGAGATCTTTGCTAAAGAACTGGAAGATCGTCTGCAATCCCTGGAGAAATTATCCGCCAGGTCCGATCTGGCTGCCATGGAAAAGCTGGAGGAATTTTTATTTCATCATTTTGCTCGCATCAAAAATAATCCCAGTCTGGGCAGGGTGCTGGTACGAGAAAGAGAATTTCCACGCAAAAAGTCTGAAGCGATAAGAAAGTATTTTTACAGTATACCTCAAAAGATCGAAAAACTGCTCGTAGAAATAGAAAATGAAAGCGAGATCGAAATTGAAAATCCCGAAATATCAGCTGCCATAATTTTCGGTTCAATTCAGGGAATCATGGACAATGCCCTGCGCAGTGATAACCTGGATTCGCTTGACAATGCTCACAGTGTCCTGACTTCACTGCTTAAAAAAGGTATAAAAAAATAAGGATCTTCTCCATAACAGTTGTTGTGATACTTTAAGATCGGCTTAATAATGTATATTACTGGAAGCTGTAAAACGAAGTGATACTTGAGATTTTTCGCAATCCCGGTCAGTTACCTGGCCAAAAATTAAACTTAGGCAGAGAAAAATTTCTCGTGAACAGAGTTTTATAGCTTCCAATTAAAAGAGTGATTGCACTGCATAAAGTCAATTTCATAATATATCGAAAATATAATCGCCTTCATAGCAAGGATCATATCAATCAAGTTGTCAGTAAAATTGCTTTTCGCAGTGCAATCACTTAGTTCCTGGAAA
Encoded here:
- a CDS encoding cupin domain-containing protein; translated protein: MEVIKMDEIEGITNKRGVTAKQLHKNEDVQIMNLVLKPGDEVPSHSVPVNVFFYVVSGRGTIAIGDEEAEVKQDDIIPCPKNTEMALSADRGEDFSVINVK
- a CDS encoding TetR/AcrR family transcriptional regulator; protein product: MSSDKKDIILKAAVDIFAREGFYNTNTALITEKAGVAVGTIYNYFDSKDAILEEIFAKELEDRLQSLEKLSARSDLAAMEKLEEFLFHHFARIKNNPSLGRVLVREREFPRKKSEAIRKYFYSIPQKIEKLLVEIENESEIEIENPEISAAIIFGSIQGIMDNALRSDNLDSLDNAHSVLTSLLKKGIKK